One window of Nocardioides dongkuii genomic DNA carries:
- a CDS encoding IS110 family transposase gives MTSLTDSIDLREVVDVVIGVDTHVHTHSAAVVDARTGGVLGEITVEATCEGYAELIEFTERHAALRAWAIEGTGSHGAGLTRVLSERSEVVIELDRPVRAKRRNGAKSDPLDAIRAAREALARPRLGTPRTGGDRQALAVLVTARRSAIQAAGDAQRQLFALIIAAPEQIRSRFRGQQLKTMIRTAAAMRTHTTWDLETTTTVTTLRTLARRSQHLQAEADDYEKTITAIVKSWRPDLLDQPGIGPITAAIVLCAWSHPGRIHSEAAFAMLAGAAPIPANSGQTTNRYRLNRHGDRQLNRALHTIAITRQRCHQPTRDYTARRATEGKNPREIRRCLKRYIARDLYRRLENPPSPLDAT, from the coding sequence ATGACCAGTCTGACTGACTCGATCGACCTGCGGGAGGTAGTCGACGTCGTCATCGGCGTCGACACCCACGTGCACACCCACTCGGCTGCCGTCGTCGATGCCCGTACCGGTGGAGTGCTCGGTGAGATCACCGTCGAGGCCACCTGCGAGGGCTACGCCGAGCTCATCGAGTTCACCGAGCGTCACGCCGCGCTGCGTGCCTGGGCGATCGAGGGAACCGGCAGCCACGGCGCCGGCCTGACCCGGGTCCTCAGCGAGCGCAGCGAGGTCGTCATCGAGCTCGACCGGCCCGTGCGGGCCAAGCGCCGCAACGGCGCGAAGTCCGACCCCCTCGACGCGATCCGCGCCGCCCGCGAGGCCCTAGCCCGACCCCGACTCGGCACCCCACGCACCGGTGGCGACCGCCAAGCCCTGGCCGTCCTGGTGACCGCACGACGCTCAGCGATCCAGGCAGCCGGCGATGCGCAACGGCAACTGTTCGCCCTGATCATCGCCGCCCCCGAACAGATCCGGAGCCGCTTCCGAGGCCAGCAACTGAAAACGATGATCCGCACCGCCGCCGCGATGCGCACCCACACCACCTGGGACCTCGAGACCACCACGACCGTGACCACACTGCGGACCCTGGCCCGCCGCAGCCAACACCTGCAGGCCGAGGCCGACGACTACGAGAAGACCATCACCGCCATCGTGAAGTCCTGGCGCCCAGACCTCCTCGACCAACCCGGGATCGGACCGATCACCGCCGCGATCGTGCTGTGTGCCTGGTCCCACCCCGGCCGCATCCACTCCGAAGCAGCCTTCGCGATGCTCGCCGGCGCCGCACCCATCCCCGCCAACTCCGGCCAAACCACCAACCGCTACCGCCTCAACCGCCACGGCGACCGACAACTCAACCGCGCCCTGCACACCATCGCCATCACCCGGCAACGCTGCCACCAACCCACCCGCGACTACACCGCCCGCCGTGCCACCGAAGGCAAGAACCCCCGCGAGATCCGCCGATGCCTCAAGCGCTACATCGCCCGCGACCTCTACCGACGCCTCGAGAACCCACCATCACCCCTTGACGCAACATAG
- a CDS encoding nucleotidyltransferase family protein, translating into MNVHGLLLAAGAGRRMGMPKALVVDEAGEPWLARAVDVLHEGGCAEVTVVLGAAVEGAVRLLDGRGADVVVAHDWAEGMSASLRTGLGSLAGGSEAALIHLVDLPDVTAAVVRRVLAAGTGPAGLARAAYDGTPGHPVLLGRDHWEPVASAATADRGARAYLRDRDVQLVECGDLATGRDVDVPS; encoded by the coding sequence GTGAACGTCCACGGCCTGCTGCTCGCCGCGGGGGCGGGCCGCCGGATGGGGATGCCGAAGGCGCTGGTCGTCGACGAGGCGGGGGAGCCCTGGCTCGCACGGGCGGTCGACGTCCTGCACGAGGGCGGCTGCGCGGAGGTCACGGTGGTGCTGGGTGCGGCCGTCGAGGGCGCGGTCCGGCTGCTCGACGGCCGGGGCGCCGACGTCGTCGTCGCGCACGACTGGGCCGAGGGGATGTCGGCGTCGCTGCGCACCGGGCTCGGGTCCCTCGCCGGGGGCTCCGAGGCTGCGCTCATCCATCTCGTCGACCTGCCCGACGTCACCGCCGCGGTCGTACGCCGGGTGCTGGCGGCCGGCACGGGGCCCGCCGGGCTCGCCCGGGCGGCGTACGACGGGACGCCGGGGCACCCCGTGCTGCTCGGTCGCGACCACTGGGAGCCGGTCGCGTCGGCCGCGACCGCCGACCGAGGCGCCCGCGCCTACCTGCGGGACCGCGACGTACAGCTCGTCGAGTGCGGTGACCTCGCGACCGGGCGGGACGTCGACGTCCCCTCGTGA
- a CDS encoding RNA polymerase sigma factor — MDVDAEDRRRRFEALAPAMVDPLRRFLLRRTDPDTADEVLADTLLVCWRKVEQLPDEPLPWAYAVARHCLHNAQRGERRRRRLAAKVAGLAQPGDVPGPEPDGDPAVEAALAALRPADAELVRLWAWEQLTPAEIATVLDITPNAASIRLYRARQKLAERLRKNDAGAGHEGSREGRRP; from the coding sequence GTGGACGTGGACGCCGAGGACCGACGCCGCCGCTTCGAGGCGCTGGCGCCCGCGATGGTCGACCCGCTGCGCCGGTTCCTCCTCCGCCGCACCGACCCCGACACCGCCGACGAGGTGCTCGCCGACACCCTGCTCGTGTGCTGGCGCAAGGTCGAGCAGCTGCCCGACGAGCCGCTGCCCTGGGCGTACGCCGTCGCGCGGCACTGCCTGCACAACGCCCAGCGGGGCGAACGCCGCCGCCGCCGGCTGGCCGCCAAGGTCGCCGGCCTCGCGCAACCGGGCGACGTACCCGGTCCCGAGCCGGACGGCGACCCCGCGGTCGAGGCGGCGCTCGCCGCGCTGCGCCCGGCCGACGCCGAGCTGGTCCGGCTCTGGGCGTGGGAGCAGCTGACGCCCGCCGAGATCGCGACGGTCCTCGACATCACGCCGAACGCCGCGAGCATCCGGCTGTACCGGGCGCGGCAGAAGCTCGCGGAGCGGTTGCGAAAGAACGACGCCGGTGCCGGACATGAAGGGTCGAGAGAGGGGAGAAGGCCATGA
- the groL gene encoding chaperonin GroEL (60 kDa chaperone family; promotes refolding of misfolded polypeptides especially under stressful conditions; forms two stacked rings of heptamers to form a barrel-shaped 14mer; ends can be capped by GroES; misfolded proteins enter the barrel where they are refolded when GroES binds), producing the protein MPKLIAFNEEARRGLERGMNTLADAVKVTLGPKGRNVVLEKKWGAPTITNDGVSIAKEIELEDPYEKIGAELVKEVAKKTDDVAGDGTTTATVLAQAMVREGLRNVAAGANPMGLKRGIEAAVTAVSEQLLAMAKDVETREQIAATATISAGGDTTVGDAIAEAMDKVGKEGVITVEESNTFGIDLELTEGMRFDKGYISAYFVTDPERMETVLEDPYVLIANQKVSNVKDLLPLLEKVMQSGKPLLIIAEDVDGEALSTLVVNKIRGTFKSVAVKAPGFGDRRKAMLQDIAILTGGQVISEEVGLKLESTGIELLGQARKVVITKDETTIVEGSGDADQIAGRVNQIRAEIEKSDSDYDREKLQERLAKLAGGVAVIKVGAATEVELKERKHRIEDAVRNAKAAVEEGIVAGGGVALVQAAATSFDKLDLHGDEATGANIVRVATEAPLKQIAINAGLEGGVVAEKVRNLEAGHGLDAATGEYVDMIAKGIIDPAKVTRSALQNAASIAALFLTTEAVVADKPEKSAPMGGGDPTGGMGGMDF; encoded by the coding sequence ATGCCCAAGCTGATCGCATTCAACGAGGAGGCCCGGCGTGGTCTCGAGCGTGGCATGAACACGCTCGCCGACGCCGTCAAGGTCACCCTCGGCCCCAAGGGCCGCAACGTCGTCCTGGAGAAGAAGTGGGGAGCCCCCACGATCACCAACGACGGTGTGTCCATCGCCAAGGAGATCGAGCTCGAGGACCCCTACGAGAAGATCGGTGCCGAGCTCGTCAAGGAGGTCGCCAAGAAGACCGACGACGTCGCGGGCGACGGCACCACCACCGCCACCGTCCTGGCCCAGGCCATGGTCCGCGAGGGCCTGCGCAACGTCGCTGCCGGCGCGAACCCGATGGGTCTCAAGCGCGGCATCGAGGCCGCCGTCACCGCCGTCTCCGAGCAGCTGCTCGCGATGGCCAAGGACGTCGAGACGCGCGAGCAGATCGCCGCCACCGCCACCATCTCCGCCGGTGGCGACACCACCGTCGGTGACGCCATCGCCGAGGCGATGGACAAGGTCGGCAAGGAAGGCGTCATCACCGTCGAGGAGTCGAACACCTTCGGCATCGACCTCGAGCTGACCGAGGGCATGCGCTTCGACAAGGGCTACATCTCGGCGTACTTCGTCACCGACCCCGAGCGGATGGAGACGGTCCTCGAGGACCCCTACGTCCTGATCGCGAACCAGAAGGTCTCGAACGTCAAGGACCTGCTGCCGCTGCTCGAGAAGGTCATGCAGTCCGGCAAGCCGCTGCTGATCATCGCCGAGGACGTCGACGGCGAGGCCCTGTCCACGCTGGTCGTCAACAAGATCCGTGGCACCTTCAAGTCCGTCGCCGTCAAGGCTCCGGGCTTCGGCGACCGCCGCAAGGCCATGCTGCAGGACATCGCGATCCTGACCGGCGGCCAGGTCATCTCCGAGGAGGTCGGCCTGAAGCTGGAGTCGACCGGCATCGAGCTGCTCGGCCAGGCCCGCAAGGTCGTCATCACCAAGGACGAGACCACCATCGTCGAGGGCTCCGGCGACGCCGACCAGATCGCCGGCCGGGTCAACCAGATCCGCGCGGAGATCGAGAAGTCCGACTCCGACTACGACCGCGAGAAGCTCCAGGAGCGCCTCGCCAAGCTGGCCGGCGGCGTGGCCGTCATCAAGGTCGGCGCGGCCACCGAGGTCGAGCTCAAGGAGCGCAAGCACCGCATCGAGGACGCCGTTCGCAACGCGAAGGCGGCCGTCGAGGAGGGCATCGTCGCCGGCGGCGGCGTCGCCCTGGTGCAGGCTGCGGCCACGTCCTTCGACAAGCTCGACCTCCACGGCGACGAGGCCACCGGTGCCAACATCGTCCGCGTGGCGACCGAGGCCCCGCTCAAGCAGATCGCGATCAACGCCGGTCTCGAGGGCGGCGTCGTGGCCGAGAAGGTGCGCAACCTGGAGGCCGGTCACGGTCTCGACGCGGCCACCGGCGAGTACGTCGACATGATCGCCAAGGGCATCATCGACCCGGCGAAGGTGACGCGCTCCGCGCTGCAGAACGCCGCGTCGATCGCTGCGCTGTTCCTCACCACCGAGGCCGTCGTGGCCGACAAGCCGGAGAAGTCGGCGCCCATGGGCGGCGGCGACCCCACCGGCGGCATGGGTGGCATGGACTTCTGA
- a CDS encoding ATP-grasp domain-containing protein yields the protein MPAPQVLLATFHALPGGEPGHPALDEELARRGITSRWVTWDDPQVDWSGSALVAVRSTWDYETRLADFLAWAEEVESAGPVLLNGAATFRWNTDKRYLVELADHGVPTVPSVLVDDRDGVRAVVERYGRAVVKPRVAAGGRGLLVVDDADAWAPPEPGPWLGQPVVESVHTEGEASVFVLDGRAVSQVRKVAPAGDVRVHEEYGGSSYLADLDPEAAELAVSVMAASAELVGADLCYGRVDLMTYDGRLVVSEVEVTEPGLYLDVLPGNAVPFADALEARL from the coding sequence GTGCCCGCACCCCAGGTCCTCCTCGCCACCTTCCACGCGCTGCCCGGCGGCGAGCCCGGCCACCCGGCCCTCGACGAGGAGCTCGCCCGGCGCGGGATCACCAGCCGCTGGGTCACCTGGGACGACCCGCAGGTCGACTGGAGCGGCTCGGCCCTGGTCGCCGTGCGCTCGACCTGGGACTACGAGACCCGGCTCGCGGACTTCCTCGCGTGGGCCGAGGAGGTGGAGTCGGCCGGGCCGGTGCTGCTCAACGGCGCCGCGACCTTCCGCTGGAACACCGACAAGCGCTACCTCGTCGAGCTCGCCGACCACGGTGTCCCGACGGTGCCGAGCGTGCTGGTCGACGACCGGGACGGCGTGCGCGCGGTGGTCGAGCGGTACGGCCGGGCCGTCGTGAAGCCGCGGGTCGCCGCCGGCGGGCGGGGCCTGCTCGTGGTCGACGACGCGGACGCCTGGGCGCCCCCGGAGCCCGGCCCCTGGCTCGGGCAGCCGGTGGTGGAGTCGGTGCACACCGAGGGCGAGGCGTCGGTGTTCGTCCTCGACGGTCGCGCGGTCAGCCAGGTCCGCAAGGTCGCGCCGGCCGGCGACGTCCGCGTCCACGAGGAGTACGGCGGCTCGTCGTACCTCGCCGACCTCGACCCGGAGGCCGCCGAGCTCGCCGTCTCCGTGATGGCCGCGAGCGCGGAGCTGGTCGGCGCCGACCTCTGCTACGGCCGGGTCGACCTGATGACCTACGACGGCCGGCTGGTGGTCAGCGAGGTCGAGGTGACCGAGCCCGGTCTCTACCTCGACGTGCTGCCCGGCAACGCCGTACCGTTCGCCGACGCGCTCGAGGCGAGGCTCTGA
- a CDS encoding YciI family protein yields MTEYAVLLPGDEDAWESLTPEEQAAVFAQHAEFSRLLEERGHRITGGAELTHSRTARTVRRTDDGAFHVTDGPYAEAVEQLSGFYLVESDDLDDLLEVCRVLIATGEAVEVRAVVDHSGDAA; encoded by the coding sequence ATGACCGAGTACGCCGTGCTGCTGCCGGGCGACGAGGACGCCTGGGAGTCCCTGACCCCCGAGGAGCAGGCCGCCGTCTTCGCCCAGCACGCCGAGTTCTCCCGCCTGCTGGAGGAGCGCGGGCACCGCATCACGGGCGGCGCCGAGCTCACCCACTCCCGCACCGCGCGGACCGTGCGCCGCACCGACGACGGCGCGTTCCACGTCACCGACGGGCCGTACGCCGAGGCCGTCGAGCAGCTCAGCGGCTTCTACCTCGTGGAGAGCGACGACCTCGACGACCTCCTCGAGGTCTGCCGGGTGCTGATCGCCACCGGCGAGGCGGTCGAGGTGCGCGCCGTGGTCGACCACAGCGGTGACGCGGCGTGA
- a CDS encoding YciI family protein — MRFVLLMAETDHYERWPHLSDAERAAVFESFAAFSAAVAERGAVVAGEGLAGPSAAVTLRPDGTVTDGPYTETAEQVGGLWIVDLPDRDTAVELARLLPRSGSVEIRPTTDG, encoded by the coding sequence GTGAGGTTCGTGCTGCTGATGGCCGAGACCGACCACTACGAGCGGTGGCCGCACCTGTCCGACGCGGAGCGCGCGGCGGTGTTCGAGTCCTTCGCGGCCTTCTCGGCCGCGGTGGCCGAGCGGGGTGCGGTGGTCGCCGGCGAGGGACTCGCCGGGCCCTCGGCGGCCGTGACCCTGCGCCCCGACGGCACCGTCACCGACGGGCCGTACACCGAGACGGCTGAGCAGGTGGGCGGACTGTGGATCGTCGACCTGCCCGACCGCGACACGGCGGTGGAGCTGGCACGGCTGCTGCCACGGTCGGGCTCGGTCGAGATCCGGCCCACCACGGACGGCTGA
- a CDS encoding RNA polymerase sigma factor — protein MDRRPARPRHGGGAGTAAATVGLGRDPAHHGRLSALTPLETLLREEWGRLLALLVAQFRRLDLAEDALADAFEAAARTWDEPPDNPPAWLLTTARRRVLDRLRTEGVAARKRPLLVVDAGLTEEAQRVMADAGEPVVDERLRLVLLCAHPRLSREAAAALTLRLVLGVPTTDVARLFLVPTATMAARLTRARKKLAGAAFLVPSGAELASRVGVVADVAYLAFTSGYAPGSGPDVLRADVAAEAVRLVRVLRSVLPSDLEPGVRAELDALLALMLLQHSRRDARAVDGRLVLLPDQDRGRWHHDEALEALELLRPLVHAPPAPYLLQALVAAEHAIAPSAEETCWARIVERYDELLALGDSPVVRLNRAVALAERDGPGAGLDALDGVALGGHRLPAVRAELLARLGRRDEALQAYDAALALCDNAAEAAHLRGRRGLSRPRPPG, from the coding sequence GTGGATCGTCGACCTGCCCGACCGCGACACGGCGGTGGAGCTGGCACGGCTGCTGCCACGGTCGGGCTCGGTCGAGATCCGGCCCACCACGGACGGCTGAGCGCCCTGACCCCCCTCGAGACGCTGCTGCGCGAGGAGTGGGGCCGGCTGCTGGCCCTGCTCGTCGCGCAGTTCCGGCGTCTCGACCTGGCCGAGGACGCGCTCGCCGACGCCTTCGAGGCCGCCGCCCGCACCTGGGACGAGCCGCCCGACAACCCGCCCGCGTGGTTGTTGACGACCGCCCGGCGCCGGGTCCTCGACCGGCTGCGGACCGAGGGGGTGGCGGCGCGGAAGCGGCCGCTGCTCGTGGTCGACGCCGGGCTGACCGAGGAGGCGCAGCGGGTGATGGCGGACGCCGGGGAGCCGGTCGTGGACGAGCGGCTGCGGCTCGTGCTGCTCTGCGCGCACCCGCGGCTCTCGCGGGAGGCGGCCGCCGCCCTGACGCTGCGGCTGGTCCTCGGCGTACCCACGACCGACGTGGCGCGGCTGTTCCTGGTGCCGACCGCGACGATGGCGGCCCGGCTGACCCGGGCCCGGAAGAAGCTCGCCGGCGCCGCGTTCCTGGTGCCGTCCGGCGCCGAGCTGGCCTCGCGGGTCGGGGTGGTCGCGGACGTCGCCTACCTCGCGTTCACCAGCGGGTACGCGCCCGGCTCCGGCCCCGACGTGCTGCGCGCCGACGTCGCCGCGGAGGCGGTCCGGCTGGTGCGGGTGCTGCGGTCGGTGCTGCCCTCCGACCTCGAGCCGGGCGTCCGCGCCGAGCTCGACGCCCTGCTCGCGCTGATGCTCCTCCAGCACTCCCGCCGCGACGCCCGTGCCGTCGACGGCCGACTGGTGCTCCTCCCCGACCAGGACCGCGGCCGCTGGCACCACGACGAGGCGCTCGAGGCGCTGGAGCTGCTCCGCCCGCTGGTGCACGCGCCGCCCGCGCCGTACCTGCTCCAGGCGCTGGTCGCCGCCGAGCACGCGATCGCCCCCTCCGCCGAGGAGACCTGCTGGGCGCGGATCGTGGAGCGGTACGACGAGCTGCTCGCGCTCGGCGACTCCCCCGTCGTACGCCTCAACCGCGCGGTGGCGCTCGCCGAGCGGGACGGCCCGGGTGCGGGGTTGGACGCCCTGGACGGGGTCGCCCTCGGGGGCCACCGGCTGCCCGCCGTCCGCGCCGAGCTGCTCGCCCGGCTGGGCCGCCGCGACGAGGCGCTGCAGGCGTACGACGCCGCGCTGGCGCTGTGCGACAACGCGGCGGAGGCCGCGCACCTGCGGGGGCGGCGGGGGCTCAGCCGCCCGCGACCGCCGGGATGA
- a CDS encoding MoaD/ThiS family protein, whose protein sequence is MSVSVRIPTILRTYTGGESEVSASGATLAEVIDDLDASYSGIKGRILDDAGELRRFVNVYVGNEDVRFLDSLGTATPDGTQVSVIPAVAGG, encoded by the coding sequence GTGAGCGTCTCCGTCCGCATCCCGACCATCCTGCGCACCTACACCGGCGGCGAGTCCGAGGTGTCCGCCTCCGGCGCCACCCTGGCCGAGGTCATCGACGACCTCGACGCCAGCTACAGCGGCATCAAGGGCCGGATCCTCGACGACGCCGGCGAGCTGCGCCGGTTCGTCAACGTGTACGTCGGCAACGAGGACGTCCGCTTCCTCGACAGCCTCGGCACCGCCACGCCCGACGGCACCCAGGTCTCGGTCATCCCGGCGGTCGCGGGCGGCTGA
- the thrC gene encoding threonine synthase, producing MSAVTTAEPVTEGQTLREGAFGNATALACRECGHQVELGPHYACPECFGPLEIAYDFPQVTREEIEAGPRNIWRYKALLPVPADIEDSPNMEPGFTRLLKAHNLGRELGIDNLWVKDDSTNPTNSFKDRVVACALSAAREFHSKVFACPSTGNLANAVAAAGARAGIKTVVFIPSNLEQPKQVNSAVFTESLVAVNGNYDDVNKLASEIAGEEDGWAFVNVNVRPYYAEGSKTLGYEIAEQLGWRLPDQVVIPVASGSQLTKVHKAFQELVKLGLVEDKPYKIYGAQATGCSPVSVAYKAGVDAIRPVKPDTIAKSLAIGNPADGIYVLDICRETGGAVEDVTDEQVRDGIVLLARTEGIFTETAGGTTVAVLKKLVETGQLDTSLETVVINTGHGLKTLDAVSGSVGPVATIDPSYAAFSATGLA from the coding sequence ATGAGCGCCGTCACCACCGCCGAGCCCGTCACCGAGGGCCAGACCCTGCGCGAGGGCGCGTTCGGCAACGCCACCGCCCTGGCCTGCCGCGAGTGCGGGCACCAGGTCGAGCTCGGCCCGCACTACGCGTGTCCGGAGTGCTTCGGCCCCCTCGAGATCGCCTACGACTTCCCGCAGGTCACCCGCGAGGAGATCGAGGCCGGTCCGCGCAACATCTGGCGCTACAAGGCGCTGCTGCCGGTCCCCGCCGACATCGAGGACAGCCCCAACATGGAGCCCGGGTTCACCCGGCTGCTCAAGGCGCACAACCTCGGCCGCGAGCTGGGCATCGACAACCTGTGGGTCAAGGACGACAGCACCAACCCCACCAACTCCTTCAAGGACCGCGTCGTCGCCTGCGCGCTGAGCGCGGCCCGCGAGTTCCACAGCAAGGTCTTCGCCTGCCCCTCCACCGGCAACCTCGCGAACGCCGTGGCCGCCGCCGGCGCCCGGGCCGGTATCAAGACCGTCGTCTTCATCCCGAGCAACCTCGAACAGCCCAAGCAGGTCAACTCCGCGGTCTTCACCGAGTCGCTGGTCGCCGTCAACGGCAACTACGACGACGTCAACAAGCTCGCCTCCGAGATCGCGGGCGAGGAGGACGGCTGGGCGTTCGTCAACGTCAACGTCCGCCCGTACTACGCCGAGGGGTCCAAGACGCTCGGCTACGAGATCGCCGAGCAGCTGGGCTGGCGGCTGCCCGACCAGGTCGTCATCCCGGTCGCGTCCGGCTCCCAGCTGACCAAGGTGCACAAGGCCTTCCAGGAGCTGGTGAAGCTCGGCCTGGTCGAGGACAAGCCGTACAAGATCTACGGCGCGCAGGCCACCGGCTGCTCGCCGGTCTCGGTCGCCTACAAGGCCGGCGTCGACGCGATCCGCCCGGTCAAGCCGGACACCATCGCCAAGAGCCTGGCCATCGGGAACCCCGCCGACGGGATCTACGTCCTCGACATCTGCCGCGAGACCGGCGGCGCCGTCGAGGACGTCACCGACGAGCAGGTCCGCGACGGCATCGTGCTGCTGGCCCGCACCGAGGGCATCTTCACCGAGACCGCCGGCGGCACCACGGTCGCGGTGCTGAAGAAGCTCGTCGAGACCGGCCAGCTCGACACCTCGCTCGAGACCGTCGTCATCAACACCGGCCACGGCCTGAAGACCCTGGACGCCGTCTCCGGGTCCGTCGGCCCGGTCGCCACCATCGACCCGTCGTACGCCGCGTTCAGCGCGACCGGCCTGGCCTGA
- the otsB gene encoding trehalose-phosphatase, which yields MEFTSTAGEQRWAALVRAAAETVVGLDFDGTLSPIVDDPEQAHIHPDAGEVLADLATQVAAVAVVTGRPARQALVLGGLEEVGEAISDAGKELYLFGQYGNERWSSSKRRIISPRPPAGLAAFLRDLPRALRTAGAADAYVEDKGLAHAVHTRRLSEPDAAYARLLPLLRDLAGRNHLVLEPGRHVIEVRAPGMDKGQAVRTIVEEVGAGGFLFAGDDLGDLEAFEAVSALAAEGMPTLLVCSASDEESALMEHADVVVPGPDGVLDLLRQLTADARESRA from the coding sequence ATGGAGTTCACCTCGACGGCCGGGGAGCAGCGCTGGGCCGCCCTCGTCCGGGCGGCCGCCGAGACGGTGGTCGGGCTGGACTTCGACGGCACCCTCTCGCCGATCGTCGACGACCCCGAGCAGGCGCACATCCACCCCGACGCCGGCGAGGTGCTCGCCGACCTGGCGACCCAGGTCGCCGCGGTGGCCGTCGTCACCGGGCGGCCGGCGCGCCAGGCGCTCGTCCTCGGGGGTCTCGAGGAGGTCGGCGAGGCGATCAGCGACGCCGGCAAGGAGCTCTACCTCTTCGGCCAGTACGGCAACGAGCGCTGGAGCTCCAGCAAGCGCCGGATCATCTCCCCGCGCCCGCCCGCCGGACTCGCAGCATTCCTCCGCGACCTGCCGCGCGCGCTGCGTACCGCCGGCGCCGCCGACGCGTACGTCGAGGACAAGGGGCTCGCGCACGCCGTGCACACCCGGCGCCTGTCCGAGCCCGACGCGGCGTACGCCCGGCTGCTGCCGCTGCTGCGCGACCTCGCCGGGCGCAACCACCTGGTGCTCGAGCCCGGCCGGCACGTCATCGAGGTGCGGGCGCCGGGCATGGACAAGGGCCAGGCGGTCCGGACCATCGTCGAGGAGGTGGGCGCCGGCGGCTTCCTGTTCGCCGGCGACGACCTGGGCGACCTGGAAGCGTTCGAGGCGGTCTCCGCGCTGGCCGCCGAGGGGATGCCCACGCTGCTCGTCTGCTCGGCCTCGGACGAGGAGTCCGCGCTGATGGAGCACGCGGACGTCGTCGTACCCGGCCCGGACGGCGTGCTCGACCTGCTCCGTCAGCTCACCGCCGACGCCCGGGAGTCCCGCGCCTGA
- a CDS encoding LytR C-terminal domain-containing protein, with protein MRQRGLLFPSPVVMLSIIAVAMAAIAFVATRGGEPTERKVSIVADASPSAPATPEAPETLRKDPKPEPPPVDRAKVYVEVYNNSGISGLAGRVATSATDAGWMVVGSDNWYGTIPATTVYHPPRLARAAKLLALDLGIQRTAPAVGAMRLDRLTVVLTGELG; from the coding sequence ATGCGCCAGCGCGGGCTGCTCTTCCCCTCACCCGTGGTGATGCTCAGCATCATCGCCGTCGCGATGGCCGCGATCGCCTTCGTCGCCACCCGCGGCGGGGAGCCGACCGAGCGCAAGGTGAGCATCGTCGCCGACGCCTCGCCGAGCGCCCCCGCGACGCCCGAGGCCCCGGAGACCCTGCGCAAGGACCCCAAGCCGGAGCCGCCTCCGGTGGACCGCGCCAAGGTCTACGTCGAGGTCTACAACAACTCCGGCATCTCCGGCCTCGCCGGCCGGGTCGCCACCAGCGCCACCGACGCCGGGTGGATGGTGGTCGGCTCCGACAACTGGTACGGCACGATCCCGGCCACCACCGTCTACCACCCGCCGCGGCTGGCCCGCGCCGCCAAGCTGCTCGCCCTCGACCTCGGCATCCAGCGCACCGCGCCCGCCGTCGGCGCCATGCGGCTCGACCGGCTGACGGTCGTGCTCACCGGCGAGCTCGGCTGA
- a CDS encoding DUF3263 domain-containing protein yields the protein MDAANALHGHEAEAPSTLSDRDRDILEFERQWWKYAGAKETAVREKFDMSSTRYYQVLNALIDRPEALEADPLLVRRLRRLRAARQRQRSARRLGFEV from the coding sequence CTTCACGGCCACGAGGCCGAGGCTCCCTCGACCCTCAGTGACCGCGACCGCGACATCCTCGAGTTCGAGCGGCAGTGGTGGAAGTACGCCGGCGCCAAGGAGACCGCGGTCCGCGAGAAGTTCGACATGAGCTCCACCCGGTACTACCAGGTGCTCAACGCCCTCATCGACCGTCCCGAGGCGCTCGAGGCCGACCCGCTGCTGGTCCGCCGGCTGCGCCGGCTGCGCGCCGCCCGGCAGCGTCAGCGCTCGGCCCGCCGCCTCGGCTTCGAGGTCTGA